From the genome of Sphingomonas sp. HMP6, one region includes:
- the ybeY gene encoding rRNA maturation RNase YbeY translates to MILVELSQEDIWPPHDWDTLATRAATAAISRTPHGELATGPASVEISIRLTDDAEVQTLNAQYRQKDKPTNVLSFPMVQADLLDTIGQNSDDGEVLLGDIVLAFETCAREAAEKGITLHDHATHLIVHGTLHLLGYDHMVGMEAEAMEAIEIDALAALGLADPYLLEED, encoded by the coding sequence ATGATCCTCGTCGAACTCAGCCAAGAAGACATCTGGCCCCCTCACGACTGGGACACCCTCGCCACCCGCGCCGCGACCGCCGCGATCAGCCGCACCCCGCACGGCGAACTCGCCACCGGCCCGGCCTCGGTCGAAATCTCGATCCGGCTGACCGACGATGCCGAAGTGCAGACGCTCAACGCGCAATATCGGCAGAAGGACAAGCCGACCAACGTGCTGTCCTTCCCGATGGTGCAGGCCGATCTGCTCGACACGATCGGCCAGAATAGCGACGATGGCGAAGTGCTGCTCGGCGACATCGTACTCGCGTTCGAGACCTGCGCGCGCGAGGCGGCAGAGAAAGGCATCACGCTGCACGATCACGCCACGCATTTGATCGTGCATGGCACGCTGCATTTGCTAGGGTATGATCATATGGTCGGGATGGAAGCCGAGGCGATGGAGGCGATCGAGATCGACGCCCTTGCCGCCCTCGGTCTGGCCGACCCGTATTTGCTCGAAGAGGATTGA
- a CDS encoding type II toxin-antitoxin system VapC family toxin yields the protein MIAFLDASAMVAIMTDEPDAPAIEQRFGEADEVLCSAISLWEAARAIAVKRTVPIVNILAEVDSFVSDFAVRLVPIGQTESRTAIEAYHRYGKGTGHPAKLNMGDCFAYACAKANRAQLLYKGNDFAETDLA from the coding sequence TTGATCGCGTTCCTCGACGCCTCTGCGATGGTCGCGATTATGACCGACGAACCCGATGCGCCTGCCATAGAGCAGCGCTTTGGCGAGGCCGACGAAGTCCTGTGCTCGGCCATTTCGCTGTGGGAGGCGGCCCGCGCGATCGCCGTGAAGAGGACGGTTCCGATCGTCAATATTCTCGCCGAGGTGGATTCGTTCGTCAGCGACTTCGCCGTCCGGCTGGTCCCGATCGGCCAGACCGAAAGCCGCACCGCGATCGAGGCCTATCACCGTTATGGCAAGGGCACCGGTCATCCCGCCAAGCTCAACATGGGCGATTGCTTTGCTTATGCGTGCGCCAAGGCGAACCGTGCTCAGTTGCTGTACAAGGGCAATGACTTTGCGGAAACGGACCTAGCATGA
- a CDS encoding type II toxin-antitoxin system VapB family antitoxin: MASLYIKNHDTADLAREVAALLGSSKTAAVHDALVHRKRALEAERSQSVHERFAAWRAAHPLGEPTGLEADKAFYDSLNDEDED; the protein is encoded by the coding sequence ATGGCGTCGCTCTACATCAAGAATCACGATACTGCAGATCTCGCGCGCGAAGTTGCCGCCTTGCTCGGCAGCAGCAAGACTGCTGCGGTCCATGACGCACTGGTGCATCGCAAACGGGCGCTCGAAGCGGAGCGGAGCCAGAGCGTTCACGAGCGCTTTGCCGCGTGGCGCGCTGCGCATCCGCTGGGCGAACCGACCGGGCTCGAAGCCGACAAAGCGTTCTACGATTCGCTAAACGACGAGGATGAAGATTGA
- a CDS encoding PhoH family protein, translating to MSRKPVPAQSGDRSRAELVFDRPQLMAQLFGEFDKNLLALESRLGVYITARGNKVGLEGTAESVAQARDVLHGLYNRIVRGEVVDTGLIEAVIAMSSEPTLAGIIQADSGGGGGAPQIMIRTRKKTIVPRTMAQAHYMRELLGNDIIFALGPAGTGKTYIAVAQAVAQLITGSIQRLILSRPAVEAGEKLGFLPGDMKEKVDPYLRPLYDALNDCLPAEQVERRIASGEIEIAPIAFMRGRTLADAFIILDEAQNTTPAQMKMFLTRFGENSRMVVCGDPKQTDLPGGMNASGLNDAVGRLEGVEGLSICRFGSGDVVRHPIVGRIVEAYEGKSD from the coding sequence ATGAGCCGCAAGCCCGTCCCCGCACAATCCGGCGATCGCAGCCGGGCCGAATTGGTGTTCGACCGTCCGCAATTGATGGCGCAACTGTTCGGTGAATTCGACAAAAACCTGCTCGCGCTCGAAAGCCGCCTCGGCGTCTACATCACCGCGCGCGGCAACAAGGTCGGGCTGGAGGGTACCGCCGAATCGGTCGCGCAGGCACGCGACGTGCTCCACGGCCTCTACAACCGCATCGTGCGCGGAGAAGTGGTCGATACCGGGCTGATCGAGGCGGTGATCGCGATGTCGAGCGAGCCGACGCTGGCCGGGATCATCCAGGCCGATTCCGGCGGCGGCGGTGGGGCACCGCAGATCATGATCCGCACGCGCAAGAAGACGATCGTCCCGCGCACGATGGCGCAAGCGCATTATATGCGCGAACTGCTGGGCAACGACATCATCTTCGCGCTCGGGCCAGCGGGCACCGGCAAGACCTATATTGCCGTCGCGCAAGCCGTCGCGCAGCTCATCACCGGCAGCATCCAGCGCTTGATTCTGTCGCGTCCCGCGGTCGAGGCAGGCGAGAAACTCGGCTTCCTGCCGGGCGACATGAAGGAGAAGGTCGATCCGTATCTGCGGCCGCTCTACGACGCGCTCAACGATTGCCTGCCGGCTGAACAGGTCGAGCGCCGCATCGCCAGCGGCGAAATCGAGATCGCGCCGATCGCCTTCATGCGCGGCCGTACGCTGGCGGACGCGTTCATCATCCTAGACGAGGCGCAAAACACCACGCCCGCCCAGATGAAGATGTTCCTCACCCGCTTCGGCGAGAACAGCCGGATGGTGGTGTGCGGTGACCCCAAGCAGACCGACCTTCCGGGCGGCATGAATGCGTCCGGGTTAAACGATGCAGTCGGGCGGCTGGAGGGCGTCGAAGGCCTGTCGATCTGCCGGTTCGGCTCGGGCGACGTCGTGCGCCATCCGATTGTCGGGCGCATCGTGGAGGCGTATGAGGGGAAGTCCGATTGA
- the miaB gene encoding tRNA (N6-isopentenyl adenosine(37)-C2)-methylthiotransferase MiaB has product MKPAPKTYAVKSFGCQMNVYDGDRMAELMAAQGLTQVAPADADLVVLNTCHIRERATEKVYSDIGRLRKDAAKQGRAPMIAIAGCVAQAEGAEIVRRAKVDVVVGPQAYHNLPELVAKAARGEAALDTDMPVDMKFGHLPARRRVPPSAFLTVQEGCDKFCTYCVVPYTRGAEVSRGWGQIVDEARALVDAGAREITLLGQNVNAWEDAGKGLHDLIAELDEIEGLARIRYTTSHPNDMTQGLIDAHASIEKLMPFLHLPVQSGSDRILKAMNRSHSRDSYLRILDRVRTARPDIALSGDFIVGFPGETEADFLETLSLVEAVGYAQAYSFKYSPRPGTPAATMGEQVPEDVMDDRLQRLQAALNRDQAAFNAATVGRTCQVLLERTGKLPGQLIGKSPWLQSVHLVSDAAIGDLVAVTLAEAGANSMLGVLAAPSA; this is encoded by the coding sequence ATGAAACCCGCGCCCAAAACCTATGCCGTCAAATCGTTCGGCTGCCAGATGAACGTCTATGACGGGGATCGCATGGCCGAACTGATGGCCGCGCAGGGCCTGACTCAGGTCGCACCTGCCGATGCCGATCTGGTCGTGCTCAACACCTGCCACATTCGCGAACGCGCGACCGAGAAGGTCTATTCGGACATCGGTCGCTTGCGCAAGGACGCCGCCAAGCAGGGCCGCGCGCCCATGATCGCGATCGCCGGTTGCGTCGCGCAAGCCGAGGGCGCGGAGATCGTGCGGCGCGCCAAGGTCGATGTCGTGGTCGGCCCGCAAGCCTATCACAATCTGCCCGAGCTGGTGGCAAAGGCCGCGCGCGGCGAAGCGGCGCTCGATACCGACATGCCGGTCGACATGAAGTTCGGCCACCTCCCCGCGCGCCGCCGCGTGCCGCCGAGCGCTTTCCTGACGGTGCAGGAGGGATGCGACAAATTCTGCACCTATTGCGTCGTCCCCTATACGCGCGGTGCCGAAGTCTCGCGCGGCTGGGGGCAGATCGTCGACGAAGCACGCGCGCTGGTCGATGCGGGGGCGCGCGAAATCACACTGCTCGGGCAGAATGTGAATGCGTGGGAAGATGCGGGCAAAGGCCTGCACGATCTGATCGCCGAGCTCGACGAAATCGAGGGCCTCGCCCGCATCCGCTATACCACCAGCCACCCCAACGACATGACGCAAGGGTTGATCGACGCGCATGCGAGCATCGAAAAACTGATGCCGTTCCTGCATTTGCCGGTGCAATCGGGCAGCGACCGCATCCTTAAGGCGATGAACCGCAGCCATTCGCGCGACTCCTACCTGCGCATTCTCGACCGCGTCCGCACCGCGCGGCCCGACATCGCACTGTCGGGCGATTTCATCGTCGGCTTCCCCGGCGAAACCGAGGCGGATTTCCTCGAAACCCTCTCGCTGGTGGAGGCCGTCGGCTACGCGCAAGCCTACAGTTTCAAATACAGCCCGCGCCCCGGCACCCCCGCCGCAACGATGGGCGAGCAGGTCCCCGAAGACGTGATGGACGACCGGCTGCAGCGCCTGCAGGCCGCGCTCAACCGCGATCAGGCGGCGTTCAATGCCGCAACCGTGGGGCGAACGTGCCAGGTGCTGCTCGAACGCACGGGCAAGCTGCCCGGCCAGTTGATCGGCAAGAGTCCATGGCTCCAATCGGTCCATTTGGTCAGCGATGCGGCGATCGGTGATCTGGTCGCGGTAACGCTCGCCGAAGCAGGCGCGAATTCGATGCTGGGAGTGTTGGCGGCGCCTTCCGCCTAG
- a CDS encoding lysophospholipid acyltransferase family protein yields MPISPHARAAAAAGTPPPLSWLAFLRLWTRILLLALTLIVTVPPHYLWRILHISSPWPRYYLGTAARICGARVKVRGTALRRDAFYISNHISWVDILAIAGASGTAFVAKAEIRDAPVVGWLATLNRTVFVEREDRLGVAEQINRLRDALAETWSVTVFPEGTTTDGRSLFPFKTPMLKVLEPPPPGILVQPVLLDYGAVSEEIAWIGEESGKNNAVRLLARPGTFRVTVTFLEPFHPRDFTGRKAIAAESRRRIEEALVAAIGRPLVPFTGHAQP; encoded by the coding sequence GTGCCGATCAGCCCGCACGCGCGCGCCGCCGCCGCAGCGGGCACGCCACCGCCACTCAGCTGGCTTGCTTTCCTGCGCCTATGGACGCGCATCCTGTTGCTTGCGCTGACGCTGATCGTCACGGTGCCGCCGCACTATCTGTGGCGAATCCTGCACATTTCCTCGCCCTGGCCGCGCTATTATCTCGGCACGGCGGCGCGGATTTGCGGTGCGCGGGTGAAAGTGCGGGGGACGGCGCTCCGGCGCGATGCCTTTTACATCTCCAATCATATCAGTTGGGTCGACATTCTGGCGATTGCCGGCGCGAGCGGCACCGCCTTCGTGGCCAAGGCCGAAATCCGCGACGCGCCGGTGGTCGGCTGGCTTGCGACGCTCAACCGCACCGTCTTCGTCGAGCGCGAGGACCGGCTCGGCGTGGCCGAGCAGATCAATCGTCTGCGCGACGCGCTGGCCGAAACCTGGTCGGTCACGGTCTTTCCCGAAGGCACGACCACGGACGGCCGCTCGCTCTTTCCGTTCAAGACGCCGATGCTCAAGGTGCTCGAACCACCACCACCCGGCATCCTGGTCCAGCCGGTGCTGCTCGATTATGGCGCGGTGAGCGAGGAAATCGCCTGGATCGGTGAGGAATCTGGCAAAAACAACGCAGTGCGCTTGCTCGCCCGGCCGGGCACGTTTCGCGTGACGGTGACCTTCCTTGAGCCCTTTCACCCGCGCGATTTCACCGGACGCAAGGCGATCGCCGCGGAAAGCCGCCGACGGATTGAAGAAGCATTGGTCGCGGCGATCGGGCGGCCGCTGGTGCCGTTTACCGGGCACGCGCAGCCTTAG
- a CDS encoding Fur family transcriptional regulator codes for MARKIDLEALCAEKGLRITDQRKVIARVLSDAEDHPDVEKVYERASAIDPGISIATVYRTVRLFEEAGILDRHDFGDGRSRYEPAPEAHHDHLIDVETGKVIEFVDPELEQLQKAIAERLGFRLVDHRMELYGVALDRKA; via the coding sequence ATGGCGCGAAAGATCGATCTCGAAGCTCTCTGTGCGGAAAAGGGGCTCCGCATCACCGATCAGCGCAAGGTGATCGCGCGGGTCCTTTCCGATGCCGAGGATCACCCCGATGTCGAAAAGGTCTATGAGCGCGCCTCCGCGATCGACCCCGGCATTTCGATCGCCACCGTCTATCGCACCGTCCGCCTGTTCGAAGAGGCCGGTATTCTCGACCGGCATGATTTTGGCGACGGGCGCTCGCGCTACGAACCAGCGCCGGAAGCGCATCACGATCATCTGATCGACGTCGAGACCGGCAAGGTCATCGAATTCGTCGATCCCGAACTCGAACAGCTGCAAAAGGCAATTGCCGAACGCCTGGGCTTCCGCTTGGTCGACCACCGGATGGAACTGTACGGCGTAGCGCTCGACCGCAAGGCGTAA
- a CDS encoding MucR family transcriptional regulator, with protein sequence MDTMTELQETLIALTADIVAAHVSNNSVAVSDLPVLIAHVHGALSGLGGPAPVEVAKQEPAVSIRSSIKPDFIVCLEDGKKLKMLKRHLMTHYQMTPEQYRAKWNLPADYPMVAPNYAEQRRTLAKKIGLGTKRRKVVR encoded by the coding sequence ATGGACACCATGACCGAGCTTCAGGAGACCCTGATCGCGCTCACCGCAGATATCGTCGCTGCCCATGTCAGCAACAACAGCGTGGCAGTTTCGGATCTTCCGGTTCTCATCGCGCATGTTCATGGCGCGCTCAGCGGCCTTGGTGGCCCGGCACCTGTCGAAGTTGCCAAGCAGGAACCCGCCGTTTCGATCCGGTCCTCGATCAAGCCCGACTTCATCGTCTGCCTCGAAGATGGCAAGAAGCTGAAGATGCTGAAGCGCCATCTGATGACGCATTATCAAATGACGCCCGAGCAATATCGCGCAAAGTGGAATCTTCCGGCGGATTATCCGATGGTTGCGCCCAACTATGCCGAACAGCGCCGGACGCTGGCCAAGAAGATCGGCCTCGGCACGAAGCGCCGCAAGGTCGTTCGCTAA
- a CDS encoding GNAT family N-acetyltransferase — MSTIVRIDLRSGAVADLTIVDRVMRDAFDPRFGEAWTHNQVLGLLAMPGVWLTIAEIYGAPAGFALSRRVLDEAELLLLATAQPFRRRGVGAALLRSVISDAGLQSARTVHLEVRDGNDAIKLYRASGFDKVGERRHYYRGANGEAFDALTYRRALL; from the coding sequence ATGAGCACGATAGTGCGGATCGATTTGCGCAGCGGCGCGGTGGCCGATCTGACGATCGTCGACCGGGTGATGCGCGATGCGTTCGACCCGCGCTTCGGCGAAGCCTGGACGCATAATCAAGTCCTTGGACTGTTGGCGATGCCGGGCGTGTGGCTGACAATAGCGGAGATCTACGGCGCGCCGGCGGGCTTTGCGTTGTCGCGTCGCGTGCTCGATGAAGCCGAGTTGTTGTTGCTCGCAACCGCCCAGCCGTTTCGTCGGCGGGGAGTCGGCGCGGCATTGCTGCGTTCCGTAATCAGCGATGCGGGATTGCAAAGCGCCCGAACGGTGCATCTGGAAGTGCGCGACGGCAATGACGCGATCAAACTATACCGCGCATCCGGGTTCGATAAAGTCGGCGAACGGCGTCATTACTATCGCGGTGCTAATGGCGAGGCATTCGATGCTTTGACGTATCGCCGCGCGCTTTTGTGA
- the tsaB gene encoding tRNA (adenosine(37)-N6)-threonylcarbamoyltransferase complex dimerization subunit type 1 TsaB yields MRTLVIETATAACSVALIEDGAVLARAHETVGRGHAEHLIPMIARLPDGGRAAHILVDCGPGSFTGIRVGVAAARGLALGWGATLGGYSSLAVLAAGAFARDAVSGPLAVFLEGGHGEVFMQTFEAPPLTQASALASLAPAEARRRLGGMHAVGDGLRWLNFDDPRTAPRGALPDAADAVLLPHAFTTLEPKPIYGRAPDAKPMAAA; encoded by the coding sequence TTGCGCACTTTGGTCATCGAAACCGCGACGGCGGCGTGTTCGGTCGCGCTGATCGAGGACGGCGCGGTTCTGGCACGCGCGCATGAAACGGTCGGGCGCGGCCATGCAGAACATCTGATCCCGATGATCGCTCGCCTGCCGGATGGCGGGCGCGCGGCGCACATTCTGGTCGACTGCGGCCCCGGCAGTTTCACAGGCATCCGCGTCGGCGTGGCGGCGGCGCGCGGCCTGGCGCTCGGCTGGGGCGCGACGCTGGGGGGCTATTCCTCTCTCGCCGTGCTTGCCGCCGGTGCGTTCGCGCGCGACGCGGTCAGCGGACCCCTTGCCGTCTTTTTGGAGGGCGGGCATGGCGAAGTCTTCATGCAGACTTTCGAAGCGCCGCCCCTGACCCAGGCTTCGGCCCTCGCGTCGCTGGCGCCAGCCGAGGCGCGGCGACGGCTGGGCGGCATGCATGCCGTCGGCGACGGCCTGCGCTGGCTCAATTTTGATGATCCCCGCACGGCCCCGCGAGGTGCCCTGCCCGATGCCGCCGACGCGGTTTTGCTTCCGCACGCCTTCACGACGCTGGAGCCTAAGCCGATCTACGGCCGCGCGCCCGATGCAAAGCCGATGGCGGCGGCATGA